The Chlamydia poikilotherma DNA segment AGTTATCGAATCGATAGTAAAGCATAGGAGATCGCGAAGGTCTTTTCGTGATCGTAAGGCTTGACTAATATGTTTCTGTGAGAAATGGCTGGTTTCTTCAATAGCAGCTTCTGGAAAATCTTCTTCAATAGCATATTCTGCTTTTATACAGGGAAAGTCCGATTTGGCATTGGAGATATTTCCGATAAACTCGAGCATTTCCAATGGAGGAGGTTCTTTAGATTCGGGTTTTTCCTTCCATGCAGGGGTGCTTAGTAATAAACGATCTCCAAGTTTATAGGAACGTTTTGGGAGAAGTTTTGCTTTTACAGGGATACCTGGTCCTAAAGCGTTAACACAAACGAGAGCGGTTGTTGCATCAATTACTGAGGTTATAGTTCCTACGAGAACCGTCTTGCCTCTAGACACAACTTGGTGAATTACTCCTTTTCTTTTTTCCCCTTCTTTAGAATTTGGGAAAAGAGAGACAACTACATGGTCTCCGTCTAGAGCGCCTTTTAGGTCCCTTGCCGGGATAAAAATATCAAAGGGGTATTCTTCAGGATGGTCAGGAGTAACAAATCCAAAACCTTTTTTGGCATGAACAAATAGGACACCGGAAATTAAGATTTGCTTAGAGCTTCTTCTAAAGCCTTTAGGTCTTCTTTTTCTTATTTTTTTCACCAACTTTGCTCCATGTCTGAAATTATGATTTTCATGGGTTTACACCTAGCCTTTGTTGGATGTTTTTAATGCAAAGATATTTTTATGGATAGGGTTAAAAAGAAAATTCCCTATTTCTCTGCAGAGAAATAGGGAATAAAAGATAAGATTTTTAGGATATTAATCGTTAGGTTTATCTACGATTTCAACATCCGCCTCTTCAATATTATCGTTATTTGAACCTGAGGAAGCAGAATTTCCTGAAGGTGGTTTTGTACTGAAGCTATGTTTTTTCAAATCTTCTGTATTGATATTAGGACCGCCCTGAGCGTTAGCAGCTGAAGACGCAGCAGCAGATGCGGATTGAGACTGCATAGCTTCTCCAATCTTTTGCATATGACGGCTCAGTTCTTCGGAAGCTTCTTTGATTTTCTCAACAGGAGCATCTTCTTTAAGAGCTGTGCGTACTTTTTCTATACGTTCTTCGATTTCTTTGACTAAAGATTCAGGGATATTTTCTTTATAATCACTGATAGCTTTTTCAGCTCTGAAGATCATGCTGTCAGCTTCATTTCTTGCGTCGGAAGCTTCGCGGCGTTTTTTATCTTCCTCTTTATTTTTCTCAGCATCATTGATCATTCTTTGGATCTCATCTTCTTTTAATCCAGAGCTTGCTTCGATACGGATTTTTTGCTCACGACCGCTAGCAGCATCTTTTGCAGATACATGAAGAATCCCGTTAGCATCGATATCGAAAGCAACTTCGATTTGAGGATGCCCTCGAGGTGCTGGAGGGATATCTGTAAGGTCAAATCTTCCGATTTCTTTATTGTCTTTTGCCATAGGGCGTTCCCCTTGCAAGACAACAATAGTTACTGCAGGTTGGTTATCTGCAGCTGTTGAGAAAATTTGTTTTTTCTGCGTAGGGATTGTAGTATTTCTCTCTACGAGGGGGGTCATCACACCTCCGAGAGTTTCGATACCTAATGAAAGAGGAATCACGTCGAGAAGTAGGACGTCCTTTACTTCACCACCAAGAACACCCCCTTGAATAGCTGCTCCAATAGCAACAACTTCATCAGGATTTACGCCTTTATTTGGTTCTTTACCGAAAATGGATTTTACTACGTCCTGAACTGCGGGCATTCTTGACATGCCTCCAACGAGTAACACATCATCAATAGCGCTTGCGGAAAGTTTCGCATCTGCTAAAGCTTTTTGACATGGAGCTTTTGTGCGTTCAATTAAATTAGAAGCTAACTTTTCAAAATGAGCGCGTGTTAATGTTAGAGTTAGGTGTTTAGGCCCACTAGCGTCCATAGTGATAAATGGCTGATTAATCTCCGTGGAAGACATGCCTGAAAGTTCGATTTTTGCTTTTTCAGCGGCATCTTTGAGTCTTTGAAGAGCCATATTATCTTTGCTAAGATCAATGCCTTCTTGTTTTTGGAATTCTTCGATCATCCATTTAATAATAACTTCATCAAAGTCATCCCCTCCTAAATGGGTATCCCCATTTGTGGAAAGCACTTCAAATACGCCATCGCCAATCTCTAAGATGGAGATATCAAAAGTTCCTCCTCCAAGGTCAAAAACAGCAATTTTCTTATCACCAGCTTTATCAATTCCGTAGGCAAGAGCTGCTGCTGTTGGTTCAGGAATAATACGTTTGACATCTAAGCCTGCGATACGTCCAGCATCTTTTGTAGAAGCTCTTTGAGAATC contains these protein-coding regions:
- the dnaK gene encoding molecular chaperone DnaK, whose translation is MSEQKKSSKIIGIDLGTTNSCVSVMEGGQAKVITSSEGTRTTPSIVAFKGNETLVGIPAKRQAVTNPEKTLASTKRFIGRKHSEVESEIKTVPYKVASGSNGDVVFLVDGKQYTPEEIGAQVLIKMKETAEAYLGEPVTEAVITVPAYFNDSQRASTKDAGRIAGLDVKRIIPEPTAAALAYGIDKAGDKKIAVFDLGGGTFDISILEIGDGVFEVLSTNGDTHLGGDDFDEVIIKWMIEEFQKQEGIDLSKDNMALQRLKDAAEKAKIELSGMSSTEINQPFITMDASGPKHLTLTLTRAHFEKLASNLIERTKAPCQKALADAKLSASAIDDVLLVGGMSRMPAVQDVVKSIFGKEPNKGVNPDEVVAIGAAIQGGVLGGEVKDVLLLDVIPLSLGIETLGGVMTPLVERNTTIPTQKKQIFSTAADNQPAVTIVVLQGERPMAKDNKEIGRFDLTDIPPAPRGHPQIEVAFDIDANGILHVSAKDAASGREQKIRIEASSGLKEDEIQRMINDAEKNKEEDKKRREASDARNEADSMIFRAEKAISDYKENIPESLVKEIEERIEKVRTALKEDAPVEKIKEASEELSRHMQKIGEAMQSQSASAAASSAANAQGGPNINTEDLKKHSFSTKPPSGNSASSGSNNDNIEEADVEIVDKPND